From the genome of Methylocystis heyeri:
CAATTGGCGCCTGAAGGCGTCAGCTTGAACACCACCCCCTTGCCGCCGGAGCCGCCCCCCTGGGTCGTGCCGTAGATCGTTCCATTGCTGTCGGCGGAGAGAAACTGGGGATTGGCGCCGTCGGCGCCGGCGGTGAAATTGTAAAGCGCCGCGCCGGTCCAAGGCGCCCCGGCCGAAGCCGGCGGCGTGATCTTGTAAATCGTGCCGCCGTTATAGTAGCCGCCGTAGCGGGCTGCGCCGATCAGCGCTCCCATGTTGTCGAATACCGGAGGGCCATACGGATCCGCTCCTGTGGCCAGGGCGAAGTCGTAAATCCTGGCGTAGCTCCATTGCGTGGAGGGCGAAACCGGCGGGGTCAGCCGGAAAGCGGCGCCGAGATTGGCTGTTCCCGGCGCCAGTTGCGTCACCCCATAGAGCGCCCCGACCGAATCCCTGACGAGCCCCGAATAGGGGCCGGCGCCGTCGGAGGCCGAAAAGCTGTACAGCACGCTCTCGGTCCATTGGCTCTTGCCGAACGCCGGCGGGGCCAGCTTGAACACCACGCCATTTCCGTTGGCGCCGCCGGCCAATGTGGTCCCGTAGAGCGCGCCCTTGCTGTCGGCCAGCAGCGTGACAAGTCCAGGGGAGCCGCCGGCGGCGGAGCCGGTGAAGCTGTACAGCGCGGTCTCGCTGAGAGGAGTCGGGGGCCAGGTCTGGGCCAGGACCGGGTTGGCGGCTCCGGCGACCAGAACGGCGGCCAGCGGCAGTTTTTTTCTCGAGAACCTGAAAGCGTTGCGAATGTTCATTGGGATCTCCAGGAATTAAAGACGCAAAAATATGAACCTGTGGAGCGGAAGGCGCCGCGGATGCGCTACTGCGCGCAGGCCCCGTGCTGGGCGCCGCCGAACACTTCCCTTGCCGATCTGGCGCATTGGAGCGTGAAGACCGCGCCGAAGCCCGAGCCGCCGTAGTTGGCGACGCCATAGATCGCGGAGCCGGAGCCGAAGCCGCGCGCATTGAATATCAGGCCGCCTTCCGGCCAGGAGCCGTCGGAGCCGCCGGTGAAGCGATACAGGATGTTCTCGGACCAGCTCAGGGCGGGCGCGACCGGCGGCACGAGCTCGAACAGAACGCCGCAGCCGCTGCCGCAGCCGGTTCCGCCGCCATAAAGGGTCGCGCCATAGAGCGAGCCGCCCATGAGCGCCAGGGGAGAGTGTGGGTTGACGCCGTCCTGGCCGCCCGAGAAGCTGTAGAGCGTCTCCTCCACCCATTGGATCGAGAGGGAAATGGGGGGCGTCAACGAATAGACGGCGCCCTTGCCATTCGCGCCTCCATCTGGGGTCGTCCCATAGAGGACGCCGGAGGCGTTATCCAGGACGAGACCGCTGTCGGGATGCGAGCCGTCGTTGCCGTTGAAGGCGTGAAGCACGGTCTCGCACCAGAGACTGGGGGATATAGGCGTGCAGTTGGAGCCGGCCGCGGTCAGCTTGAAGGCGACCCCGTTGCCGCCGCTGCCGCCGCCCGAAGCCGTGCCGTAGATCGCGCCGCCGGTGTCGACCATGAGCGTCGAAGCGGGACTGCCGCCATCGGCGCCGCCGGTGAAATTGTAGAGCGTCGCGGCGGTCCATTGACTGCCCGGAGAACTCGGCGGGGTGAGCTTGTATATCGTGCCGCCCCCACCGGCCCCGCCGGAGACGGTGGAGCCGATCAGCGCCCCGGCGCCGTCGAATATGGGGGCGCCGTAAGGGGTGCTCCCCGTAGACTGGTCGAAGTCGTGAATCTTGGTGTAGCTCCACTGGGTCGAGGGCGGGACCGGCGGGGCCAGCTTGAAGGCGACGCCAATGCCCTTGGCGCCTCCCATCTCCGTCATGCCGTAGAGCGCGCCGCCAGCATCCCTCGCGAGCCCGGAGTTGGGGTTGTAGCCGGCGTCGGGGACCGTAATGGAGAAACTGTAGAGTGTGGTCTTGGTCCACCGGCTTTGTCCGAGCGCCGGCGGCGTCAGCTTGAACACCGTACCGCCGCCGTCGCCGCCGAAAGTGGTGGTCCCATAGAGCGCGCCTTTGCTGTCGGGCAGCAGCGTGACAAATTCCGGCCTAGCCCCGTCGGCGCTCCCCGCGAAGCTGTAGATCGTCGCCTCGCTGAGCGGCGCCGGCGGCCAGGTCTGGGCCAGCGCGGGCACTGTCGCGCCGGCAATAAGGAGGGCGGCCAGAGACGGATGACTCGGTAGTCTGAAAGCGCTGCGAATGTTCATCGATGGCTCCGGGAACTAAGCGAAATAATAGAATTTGGGCTAGCCCAGCGCGGCGAAGGGCGCAAGCTCGGAAGGGGAACGCGAGAATCCGCTACTGCGCGCAGGCCGCGCGTTGCGCGCCGCCGAACACTTCCCTTGTCGCCTTGGCGCATTGCAGCGCGACGGCGATGACGAGCGACGCTAGCGACAGACAGGCATAAGGTCTGAAATTTCGCGGGATATTCATGCGCGTCCCCATTGAGCGTTCGAAACGCCGGGCCTCGGAATTGTCGGAACCGATCGTCGGCCTGACGCAAGGCCACGCCGCAGAACGCTCCACTCGCATCCCTTACGAGCCGAGCGGAGGAGCTGTTACCGAGAGGGCGCGGAAATAACTGCAAGGGAAGTTCCGACGCCGGCTCGAACGCCGCACAGTTTTTCAGGGAGGCGATCCCGGGCGGGGCCGCCCGGCGCTATCGCGCGCAGGCCGCGTGCTGGGCTCCGCCGAACACCTCCCGCGCCGCCTTGGCGCATTGCAGCGTGAAGACCGTGCCGAGGTTCGAACCGCCACAGCCGGTTCCTCCGCCCTTCAGAGCCGAGCCGTTGAGCGCGCCGCCCATCAGCGTCAGTGTGGAGGTGGGGTTTG
Proteins encoded in this window:
- a CDS encoding choice-of-anchor tandem repeat GloVer-containing protein, whose amino-acid sequence is MNIRNAFRFSRKKLPLAAVLVAGAANPVLAQTWPPTPLSETALYSFTGSAAGGSPGLVTLLADSKGALYGTTLAGGANGNGVVFKLAPPAFGKSQWTESVLYSFSASDGAGPYSGLVRDSVGALYGVTQLAPGTANLGAAFRLTPPVSPSTQWSYARIYDFALATGADPYGPPVFDNMGALIGAARYGGYYNGGTIYKITPPASAGAPWTGAALYNFTAGADGANPQFLSADSNGTIYGTTQGGGSGGKGVVFKLTPSGANCTPVFPNLWCETVLYKFSGTDGAAPLAGLSMDSSGTLYGTTSAGGAHNLGVVFSLTPPIPPSTQWQETVLYSFAGGQDAATPYSPVTLMGGSLYGATYNGGGTGCGGLGCGALFQLAPPVAPATRWTENILYRFAAGGDGGFPQGGLIFNELRFGAGLAAYGVTNVGGTSNAGVVFALQCAKATREVFGGAQHAACTP
- a CDS encoding choice-of-anchor tandem repeat GloVer-containing protein, with product MNIRSAFRLPSHPSLAALLIAGATVPALAQTWPPAPLSEATIYSFAGSADGARPEFVTLLPDSKGALYGTTTFGGDGGGTVFKLTPPALGQSRWTKTTLYSFSITVPDAGYNPNSGLARDAGGALYGMTEMGGAKGIGVAFKLAPPVPPSTQWSYTKIHDFDQSTGSTPYGAPIFDGAGALIGSTVSGGAGGGGTIYKLTPPSSPGSQWTAATLYNFTGGADGGSPASTLMVDTGGAIYGTASGGGSGGNGVAFKLTAAGSNCTPISPSLWCETVLHAFNGNDGSHPDSGLVLDNASGVLYGTTPDGGANGKGAVYSLTPPISLSIQWVEETLYSFSGGQDGVNPHSPLALMGGSLYGATLYGGGTGCGSGCGVLFELVPPVAPALSWSENILYRFTGGSDGSWPEGGLIFNARGFGSGSAIYGVANYGGSGFGAVFTLQCARSAREVFGGAQHGACAQ